The Thermosulfurimonas sp. F29 genome includes a window with the following:
- a CDS encoding neuraminidase-like domain-containing protein: MADLQEALLQLIEVKREVFALPARPPIPPPVVRPRFSVPPHPVDWERIKEELKKEKSRQYYGKTTKLLVSAFQKRHHLEPTGEVDEKTANALNRALKELGLLETKEERKMVEVYGKIILEDGRPAGNIPLRFYRYLFGESVKIGETKTNEKGNYRITLEKDNRALIVEVKTAKDNKEISLSKPITLPEKEKVEINLVAPSNLLPLEPEFSRLHRAIRALEIDLKNLKDAREDEERQDLSFLSHSTGWDARLIALAADAQKISEELRLSEDVEKVYALLRTGLPRDKELLVQLSAHTVEKALKKAKEANIVKLSDREIAEFKKRFSEIAAEERLKVRIPGSGATFGEFVSEVIADRERQKIFISLIFEHKGDEESLWKRAEKAGFRKEEIQKLKLQGKLAFLTANSHPLVSHLMKEVEDPEELVEKDFYKPGEWEETIRDLAQNNEEIEKIIPPIYEGKTEEKLRAYAKDLALKIRRSYPTQVVARMIEVKPEHFGVKNDSLPETLRQLAKKGFRIGQTPIETFMKQDGNLRKQIEEVKPQIKELHRVYQITPTDEAMPVLYNLDMTSARAVTAIPEEEFVKRFEAEYKKVHNDKPPKNVARLVYRKAEQVESTVLNLATTARWLGSLPPIHVLPNFGEARDKAIKELPTLEKLFGSLDFCECEHCHSVLSPAAYLVDLLHSLERWGETVKNGKKPYDVLTERRPDIPHIPLTCENTYTTMPYIDIVNEILEYWVVHNRLDEGAAHDTGKATSEELIAEPQYIEPKAYEILQDQRYPLNLPFDLWIETAREFCNYFEIPLWRLLEVFRPTNELFDQTKAYDYSKIFMEQLGLSPSEFELFTDENLLNTWYELYGYENESEAWKDLSGDENHGSPKPLCAKTLARRLGVTYKELVEILKTWFVNPRLNENPVLPRVGVSIHDIPFYDIPRVFPPIGIRNLYLWTEHRSLIEREPGTLTNVEEKLRRRIKPVDRFVRDFLPHIPDLDLPGFIDVIKPDVEKTIVLADEEATCDFGKTKVMYADGTPLKPVDLIKINLFVRLWKKLGWSIEELDQALKIFIPKNVPFNEAHISQKPLKTALIYLAHLKALEEKLNLGKDERIKILTLWSDIPTAGEHSLYAELFLKPDIVNTYPVFDHPLGHYLQGDVIHPLRPYLPALQAALGLTAEEIGLILEDNDLDNAFLTLSTVSLLYRYGLLAKALRISVSELISLKKLSGIDPFMSISENALNSLEEDAPYQTIRFIEMVERVKESGFKVEDLNYLFLHQFDPTGKYRPDKAGTRLFLKTIADGIRSIRAEHAAPDDPSTLSEDVLRQKLGLILPPDVVDRFLAMLAGRAEFTAIIKTNGDNKLDPETFKDEPSIIDVSYDSVKGEQRLTYRGVLFEDSKAELIAKFENKLTDIQKNIFSQLLNDIQNQAKDFFDTWLKRSGDEEIPTTGFFEEGDYGWLFGLPFKKNWSEVQSDLESIDDSHVDVPVSIKALLEKRNISLNDTAKIEKVEDNLWQIQDNGRILRIRKLDEEVDFTFDRKKLIAETFFPYLQARLIKDLVVKSLAEKTGADSSLVEMLVTDENMLSLSDSKSLLDNFVSSAEKGITAIVDSTTKLVDDADTALTDTQAGSARFECYIVFPTPGPYRFYIEADEGVKYELRFDHLSKPLLSNMDSDGETSAYTEFKANIPYRFTLELENIQSKKARLLVRGENLPKGSISRLALYPAKEMDEAEKAYVLLSKALQLFATFELKEREVRYLLTHIGNFRMPVSAEEASVDKAQKLFSKFLSLCLYSSLKKDLAGNTEDLVDVLEAEDKDAYLNRIAELTRRDPDVVKQTADILFESSDDETNTFQKFDKYLQRLNRLWDALQIVHRFGVSPEEIADWRGIASRDEDQNEIAERREIDRDKDRAQIAQRIRNAIKARFERSTWLKVIQPISDRLRKKKRDALSAYVMHKLGYERIEQLYEHFLIDPGMEPVVWTSRIRLAIASVQLFIQRCLLNLEKDVPASAINTKEWEWMKRYRVWEANRKIFLWPENWLEPEFRDDKTHLFQELEGTLLQGDVSEELVEDAFLNYLKKLDELARLDIVAAHIEYRDDPDNNILHVFGRTYNQPHKYFYRRYQHGEWTPWEPMNIEIQGDHLAPVVWHDRLWLFWVTFIEKPVSPGNSDENKSETIRNLADKPISEMSGKKELHAQLHWSIYDKGKWSAPQVSGFEALKDENDNPVKIPQDFDPKNIFVWIYKEEKKDEEGNKVEGGVYVNLGYFQNSFYLISRNSPPSIKRGMDLVFPYYNLFRKIPSQTKWMTSGDLTLDHPESKGPLSVDMVYSSTPILDLDNDKNYTLLFLNNLKQEALFSTPFFYQDDEHTFFVEPGYEEPQIPAWERWVEGLVPPVIERFRDLEKEAAINSFIPIPEKAIPPIDKPPIDPRSRFRIKEPRDWLIKPATVLDFRGIPIGERGKVFAELGRTGIRERGINLIGHEGLIGSGFTHLRSQLSGIDS, encoded by the coding sequence GTGGCAGACCTGCAGGAGGCACTCCTGCAGTTGATTGAGGTAAAAAGGGAGGTATTTGCCCTGCCCGCAAGGCCTCCGATTCCACCGCCTGTGGTTCGTCCGCGGTTTAGCGTGCCGCCTCATCCGGTGGACTGGGAAAGGATTAAAGAAGAGCTAAAAAAAGAAAAATCAAGGCAGTATTACGGAAAGACAACGAAGCTCCTCGTTTCCGCCTTTCAAAAAAGACACCACCTTGAACCCACAGGTGAGGTGGACGAAAAAACCGCAAATGCCCTGAACAGGGCACTAAAAGAACTCGGTCTTTTGGAGACCAAGGAGGAGAGAAAGATGGTGGAAGTATATGGAAAGATAATTTTGGAGGATGGAAGACCTGCGGGTAACATCCCCTTGAGGTTTTACAGATACCTCTTTGGGGAATCCGTAAAAATTGGTGAAACAAAGACCAATGAAAAAGGGAACTACCGCATAACGCTTGAAAAGGATAACAGGGCTCTCATTGTTGAAGTAAAAACGGCCAAAGATAATAAAGAAATATCCCTTTCAAAGCCCATCACCCTCCCTGAAAAAGAAAAGGTTGAAATAAACCTGGTTGCCCCTTCAAATCTTCTGCCCCTTGAGCCTGAGTTTTCCCGTCTGCACAGGGCAATCAGGGCCCTTGAAATAGACTTAAAAAATCTGAAAGATGCCAGAGAGGACGAAGAAAGGCAGGATTTAAGCTTTTTAAGCCATTCAACAGGCTGGGATGCAAGGCTCATTGCTCTGGCAGCAGATGCGCAGAAGATAAGCGAAGAACTGAGGCTTTCAGAAGATGTGGAAAAGGTCTATGCCCTTTTGAGAACGGGTCTTCCCAGGGATAAAGAACTTCTTGTTCAGCTGAGTGCGCATACCGTGGAAAAGGCGCTTAAGAAGGCAAAGGAGGCAAACATCGTAAAACTTTCTGATAGAGAAATTGCAGAATTTAAAAAGAGATTTTCAGAAATTGCAGCAGAAGAGAGACTTAAGGTTCGGATACCCGGCTCAGGGGCAACCTTTGGAGAATTCGTAAGCGAGGTGATAGCGGATAGAGAAAGGCAGAAAATATTTATCTCACTCATCTTTGAGCACAAAGGGGATGAAGAATCTCTCTGGAAGAGGGCTGAAAAAGCAGGATTCAGGAAAGAGGAGATTCAGAAGCTAAAACTTCAGGGAAAGCTTGCCTTTCTTACGGCAAACAGCCATCCCCTTGTTTCTCATCTCATGAAAGAGGTTGAAGACCCCGAAGAGCTTGTTGAAAAGGATTTTTATAAGCCAGGAGAATGGGAAGAAACAATCCGTGATTTAGCCCAGAACAATGAAGAAATAGAAAAGATAATTCCACCAATTTATGAAGGAAAAACCGAAGAGAAACTCAGGGCCTATGCCAAGGACCTGGCCTTAAAGATAAGGCGGAGCTATCCCACCCAGGTTGTGGCAAGGATGATCGAGGTAAAGCCGGAACACTTTGGGGTGAAGAATGACTCACTTCCTGAAACGCTGAGGCAATTGGCCAAAAAAGGATTCCGTATAGGCCAGACTCCTATTGAAACCTTCATGAAACAGGATGGAAACCTGAGAAAACAGATTGAAGAAGTTAAACCACAAATCAAGGAGCTGCACCGGGTCTATCAGATCACGCCAACAGACGAGGCCATGCCTGTGCTCTACAACCTGGATATGACCTCTGCCCGAGCGGTAACAGCCATCCCTGAAGAAGAGTTTGTTAAAAGGTTTGAAGCGGAATACAAGAAAGTACACAACGACAAGCCTCCAAAAAATGTGGCAAGGCTTGTTTACAGGAAGGCGGAGCAGGTGGAAAGCACTGTCTTGAACCTTGCCACCACCGCTCGCTGGCTTGGAAGCCTTCCACCCATACATGTTCTTCCGAATTTCGGTGAAGCCAGGGATAAGGCTATCAAAGAACTTCCAACCTTGGAGAAGCTCTTCGGCTCCCTTGACTTCTGCGAGTGCGAGCACTGCCATTCTGTTCTGAGCCCTGCTGCCTACCTTGTGGATCTTCTTCATTCACTTGAACGGTGGGGAGAAACCGTTAAGAATGGCAAAAAGCCCTACGATGTTCTTACCGAACGTCGTCCGGACATTCCCCACATCCCGCTTACCTGCGAAAACACCTATACCACCATGCCCTACATAGACATAGTAAACGAGATACTGGAATACTGGGTTGTCCACAACAGGCTTGATGAAGGTGCTGCTCATGATACGGGAAAGGCAACCTCCGAAGAGCTTATTGCCGAACCCCAGTATATAGAACCGAAGGCTTACGAGATCCTTCAAGACCAGCGCTATCCCTTAAATCTCCCCTTTGACCTCTGGATAGAGACAGCAAGAGAGTTCTGCAACTACTTTGAAATTCCCCTGTGGAGGCTTCTGGAGGTATTCAGACCAACTAATGAACTCTTTGATCAGACAAAAGCGTACGACTATTCAAAGATCTTTATGGAACAGCTTGGCCTTTCCCCTTCAGAATTTGAGCTCTTCACAGATGAAAACCTCCTTAACACCTGGTATGAGCTTTACGGATACGAAAATGAAAGTGAAGCCTGGAAGGACCTCTCCGGTGATGAGAACCACGGTTCACCCAAACCGCTCTGCGCCAAAACCTTAGCCCGCAGGCTCGGTGTAACCTACAAAGAGCTTGTGGAGATTCTCAAGACATGGTTTGTCAATCCCAGGCTCAATGAAAACCCTGTCTTGCCAAGAGTTGGTGTCAGCATCCACGACATTCCCTTTTACGATATACCCAGGGTTTTTCCCCCTATCGGCATAAGAAATCTGTATCTCTGGACAGAACACAGATCACTTATCGAAAGGGAACCAGGAACCCTCACGAATGTAGAAGAGAAGCTCCGCAGAAGAATAAAGCCTGTGGATAGGTTTGTCAGGGATTTCTTGCCACACATACCGGACTTGGACCTGCCGGGTTTCATTGATGTAATAAAGCCGGATGTTGAAAAGACCATCGTCTTGGCTGATGAAGAGGCAACCTGTGATTTTGGAAAGACAAAGGTAATGTATGCAGACGGCACCCCCCTCAAGCCAGTTGATCTCATAAAAATCAATCTCTTTGTCAGGCTGTGGAAAAAACTCGGCTGGAGCATAGAGGAGCTTGACCAGGCCTTAAAGATCTTTATTCCCAAAAATGTGCCCTTTAATGAAGCACATATTTCTCAAAAGCCGCTAAAAACCGCCTTAATCTACCTTGCCCATCTAAAAGCCTTAGAAGAAAAACTGAACCTTGGAAAAGATGAACGCATCAAGATTCTTACCCTCTGGTCGGACATACCCACAGCCGGTGAGCACTCCCTTTATGCAGAGCTCTTCCTGAAACCCGATATTGTAAATACATACCCGGTATTTGACCATCCCCTTGGGCATTATCTGCAGGGAGATGTTATACATCCCCTTAGGCCTTATCTGCCCGCTCTTCAGGCAGCCTTAGGGCTTACCGCAGAGGAGATAGGGCTTATCCTTGAAGATAACGACCTTGATAATGCTTTCCTTACCCTGAGCACTGTTTCCCTCCTTTACCGTTACGGGCTCCTCGCAAAGGCTTTGAGGATTTCGGTAAGCGAACTCATTTCCCTGAAAAAGCTTTCGGGAATAGACCCCTTCATGTCAATTTCTGAAAATGCGCTTAACTCTCTTGAAGAAGATGCCCCTTACCAGACCATCAGGTTCATTGAGATGGTTGAGAGGGTAAAGGAGAGCGGATTCAAGGTGGAGGATCTGAACTACCTCTTCCTCCACCAGTTTGACCCCACGGGAAAATACCGTCCAGATAAGGCAGGAACAAGGCTTTTCTTAAAGACAATTGCAGATGGAATTCGTTCCATAAGGGCAGAACATGCTGCCCCCGATGACCCGTCCACTTTAAGTGAAGATGTCCTCAGGCAGAAGCTTGGACTGATTCTGCCTCCGGATGTGGTTGACCGCTTCTTAGCTATGCTTGCGGGAAGGGCAGAGTTTACCGCAATAATAAAGACGAATGGAGACAACAAACTTGATCCGGAAACCTTTAAGGATGAGCCTTCCATCATTGATGTTTCTTATGACAGCGTAAAGGGAGAGCAGAGACTTACCTATAGGGGTGTGCTTTTTGAGGATTCTAAAGCTGAGCTTATAGCTAAATTTGAAAATAAACTAACAGACATACAAAAGAACATCTTTTCCCAATTACTTAACGACATCCAGAATCAGGCAAAGGATTTCTTTGATACATGGCTTAAACGCTCAGGGGATGAGGAAATTCCCACAACGGGTTTCTTTGAAGAGGGGGATTACGGATGGCTGTTCGGCTTGCCATTCAAAAAGAACTGGTCAGAGGTCCAGTCAGATTTAGAAAGCATAGACGATTCACATGTAGATGTTCCGGTAAGTATCAAGGCTCTACTTGAAAAAAGGAATATTTCTCTTAATGATACAGCAAAAATAGAGAAGGTAGAGGATAATCTCTGGCAGATTCAGGACAATGGCAGAATTCTGAGAATTCGTAAGTTAGATGAAGAGGTTGACTTTACTTTTGACAGGAAAAAACTCATTGCAGAAACATTCTTCCCTTATCTTCAGGCAAGGCTGATAAAAGACCTGGTAGTAAAGAGCCTGGCGGAAAAAACAGGAGCTGATTCCTCCCTTGTAGAAATGCTTGTAACAGATGAAAATATGCTTTCACTTTCCGATAGCAAAAGCCTTCTTGATAACTTCGTTTCCTCTGCAGAAAAAGGAATCACAGCCATCGTGGATTCAACCACGAAGCTTGTGGATGATGCTGATACTGCCCTGACAGATACTCAGGCAGGAAGTGCAAGATTTGAGTGCTACATCGTTTTCCCAACGCCCGGACCTTACAGATTCTATATTGAGGCGGATGAAGGGGTTAAATATGAACTGAGGTTTGACCATCTATCCAAACCACTTCTCTCAAATATGGATTCAGATGGGGAAACTTCTGCATACACCGAATTTAAGGCAAACATCCCTTACAGATTTACCCTTGAACTTGAAAATATTCAGAGCAAAAAGGCCAGACTTCTTGTTCGCGGTGAAAATCTGCCAAAGGGTAGTATCAGCAGGCTTGCCCTCTATCCTGCAAAGGAGATGGATGAAGCGGAAAAAGCATATGTTCTGTTGAGCAAAGCCCTTCAGCTTTTTGCGACCTTTGAGCTTAAAGAAAGGGAAGTTCGCTATCTCCTCACCCATATTGGCAACTTCAGGATGCCTGTAAGTGCCGAAGAGGCATCGGTTGATAAAGCTCAAAAGCTGTTTTCCAAATTCCTTTCCCTTTGCTTGTACAGCAGTTTGAAGAAAGACCTTGCGGGAAATACGGAGGACCTTGTGGATGTGCTTGAGGCAGAGGATAAAGATGCATATCTCAACAGGATTGCTGAACTTACGCGCCGTGACCCTGATGTAGTGAAGCAAACTGCAGATATTCTGTTTGAATCTTCAGATGATGAGACAAACACCTTCCAGAAATTTGACAAATACCTCCAAAGACTAAATAGGCTCTGGGATGCCCTTCAGATTGTCCACCGCTTCGGTGTTTCACCTGAGGAGATTGCAGACTGGAGAGGGATTGCCAGCAGGGATGAAGACCAGAACGAGATTGCAGAGCGGAGAGAAATCGACAGAGATAAAGACCGGGCCCAAATTGCCCAAAGGATTAGAAATGCTATAAAAGCCCGTTTTGAAAGAAGTACATGGCTGAAAGTTATTCAGCCCATTTCTGACCGCCTGCGGAAAAAGAAGAGGGATGCGCTGTCTGCCTATGTGATGCACAAACTTGGCTATGAACGGATTGAACAGCTATACGAGCACTTCCTGATAGACCCGGGCATGGAACCCGTGGTCTGGACCTCAAGGATAAGGCTTGCCATCGCTTCTGTGCAACTATTCATCCAGCGCTGCCTGTTGAATCTTGAAAAGGATGTTCCGGCTTCAGCCATAAACACAAAGGAATGGGAGTGGATGAAGCGATACAGGGTTTGGGAGGCAAACAGAAAGATCTTCCTCTGGCCTGAGAACTGGCTTGAGCCGGAATTCAGGGACGACAAGACCCACCTCTTTCAGGAGCTTGAAGGCACCCTCCTTCAGGGAGATGTATCCGAGGAGCTTGTTGAGGACGCCTTCCTTAACTACCTGAAAAAGCTTGATGAACTGGCAAGGCTTGACATCGTGGCGGCACATATCGAATACAGAGATGATCCCGATAACAACATCCTTCATGTGTTCGGTCGCACCTACAACCAGCCCCACAAATACTTCTACCGCAGGTATCAGCACGGGGAGTGGACTCCCTGGGAGCCTATGAACATCGAAATTCAGGGAGACCACCTTGCACCCGTTGTCTGGCACGACAGGCTCTGGCTCTTCTGGGTAACTTTTATAGAAAAGCCTGTTTCTCCTGGAAATTCGGATGAAAATAAATCTGAAACAATAAGAAATCTGGCTGATAAACCGATTTCAGAAATGTCCGGAAAGAAAGAACTCCACGCCCAGCTCCACTGGAGTATTTATGATAAAGGGAAATGGAGTGCACCGCAGGTGAGTGGGTTTGAGGCTTTGAAGGATGAAAATGACAACCCAGTCAAAATACCACAGGATTTTGATCCAAAAAACATTTTTGTTTGGATTTACAAAGAGGAAAAGAAGGATGAGGAAGGCAATAAAGTGGAAGGTGGTGTGTATGTGAATTTAGGATACTTTCAGAACTCTTTCTATCTGATTAGCCGAAACAGTCCTCCGTCTATTAAGAGAGGTATGGATCTTGTTTTCCCTTACTACAATTTATTCCGTAAAATTCCTTCTCAAACTAAGTGGATGACTAGTGGAGATCTAACTTTAGATCATCCTGAATCTAAAGGCCCTCTTTCTGTCGATATGGTTTATAGTTCTACTCCTATTTTAGATTTGGATAATGATAAAAACTATACTCTTTTATTTTTAAACAATTTAAAACAAGAAGCTTTATTTAGCACCCCCTTCTTCTATCAGGATGACGAGCACACCTTCTTTGTCGAACCGGGATATGAAGAGCCTCAGATACCTGCCTGGGAAAGATGGGTTGAAGGATTGGTCCCTCCCGTGATTGAGAGATTTAGAGACTTAGAAAAAGAGGCGGCCATCAATTCCTTCATTCCTATACCGGAAAAAGCTATACCTCCGATTGATAAACCTCCGATTGATCCCCGAAGTAGATTCAGAATTAAAGAACCTCGCGACTGGTTGATTAAACCGGCTACAGTCCTTGACTTTAGAGGAATACCCATAGGAGAGAGAGGAAAGGTTTTTGCAGAACTGGGAAGAACAGGAATCCGGGAAAGAGGAATTAACCTTATCGGGCATGAAGGATTAATTGGTTCTGGTTTTACTCATTTAAGGAGTCAACTATCAGGAATTGATAGCTAG
- a CDS encoding IS110 family transposase codes for MFYIGIDVAKNSFQFCILHPQKGKLVSKNLPMSSKGFEDFLQTLSAYTPNHIVLESSGRFHLPLLAFLLDQDFRVSLLNPKMVHHFVRFVSANNPSKSDKKDAFLLALFALSNPHLLKPATLPSETKLLARQIQKLKQEIAEAKTQIKHSLAALFPEAEKHFNVFSRAFLEILSRYPSAKRIAKAGWGKIDYILSRLPGRKPSFSAQDLVQVAQNSVGISHKGLEKILQIYIQKIFFLQSMIEKLEKDLQTEIETTMKTQLECLSSIKGISRDLASRFLAEVENIKRFSNAKKLIKYAGTDPVVKQSGKWKVRMNISKQGNPYLRNILFQMAVGTVKWEKTFQHYFRRKYTQFRSYKKAMIAVVNKLIRVIYALSTRNQFFDPSKLAPAGVPHA; via the coding sequence ATGTTCTACATAGGTATCGATGTCGCCAAAAATTCCTTCCAGTTCTGTATCCTTCACCCACAAAAGGGAAAGCTCGTATCCAAAAACCTCCCCATGTCTTCCAAAGGCTTCGAAGACTTCCTCCAAACTCTCTCCGCCTATACCCCAAACCATATCGTCCTTGAATCCTCCGGACGCTTCCACCTCCCTCTCCTCGCCTTCCTCCTGGACCAGGACTTCCGGGTATCCCTCCTCAACCCTAAAATGGTTCATCACTTCGTCCGGTTCGTCTCCGCTAACAACCCCTCTAAGTCCGATAAAAAAGACGCCTTCCTCCTGGCGCTCTTTGCCCTCTCCAATCCCCACCTCCTTAAACCAGCTACCCTCCCCTCCGAAACCAAACTCCTGGCCCGACAAATCCAAAAACTCAAACAGGAAATCGCCGAGGCCAAAACCCAAATCAAACACTCCCTCGCCGCCCTTTTCCCCGAAGCCGAAAAACACTTCAATGTCTTCTCTCGGGCCTTCCTTGAAATCCTCAGCCGCTACCCCTCCGCTAAAAGAATTGCCAAAGCCGGTTGGGGAAAAATAGACTATATCCTCTCCCGACTGCCGGGCCGTAAACCTTCCTTCTCCGCTCAAGACCTCGTGCAGGTGGCCCAAAACTCGGTGGGGATCTCTCATAAAGGCCTGGAAAAAATCCTCCAAATTTACATCCAAAAGATCTTCTTCCTCCAATCCATGATCGAAAAACTGGAAAAAGACCTCCAGACGGAGATCGAAACTACCATGAAAACTCAGCTGGAATGCCTCTCCTCCATAAAAGGCATCTCCCGCGACCTCGCCTCCAGGTTCCTGGCCGAAGTCGAAAACATAAAACGCTTCAGTAACGCCAAAAAACTGATCAAATATGCCGGAACAGATCCCGTGGTCAAACAATCCGGAAAATGGAAGGTCCGTATGAACATCTCCAAACAGGGAAATCCTTACCTTCGAAATATCCTCTTCCAGATGGCCGTAGGAACGGTCAAGTGGGAGAAAACTTTTCAGCATTACTTCCGAAGGAAATACACCCAGTTCAGAAGCTATAAAAAAGCCATGATAGCCGTAGTTAACAAACTGATCCGGGTAATCTATGCCCTCTCTACTCGTAATCAATTCTTCGATCCTTCTAAACTTGCTCCTGCGGGGGTGCCCCATGCCTAG